A stretch of Henckelia pumila isolate YLH828 chromosome 4, ASM3356847v2, whole genome shotgun sequence DNA encodes these proteins:
- the LOC140867780 gene encoding uncharacterized protein → MPRDRKPASTSALVYSKLLHGSSRSHDAATTLTVRSRSMIALATTTSGVAASILPGGRTSRSRFKIPIELHENSFCSISKRSCLAELLHQAKLIIWERFAIEAVARTLQDLVGNNEPFGVKVVVLGGDFRQV, encoded by the exons ATGCCTCGTGATCGGAAGCCTGCGTCTACTTCTGCTCTTGTGTACAG CAAATTGCTCCATGGTTCATCGCGTTCTCATGATGCGGCAACCACTCTGACCG TTCGCTCACGGTCTATGATCGCTCTAGCCACAACAACGTCAGGTGTTGCCGCATCTATTTTACCTGGTGGCCGGACATCACGTTCACGTTTTAAAATTCCGATAGAGTTACATGAAAACAGTTTTTGTTCAATATCAAAGCGGAGCTGCCTAGCTGAGTTGTTGCACCAAGCAAAGCTAATTATTTGGGAAAGATTTGCCATCGAAGCTGTTGCTCGTACTTTACAAGATCTTGTTGGCAATAATGAACCTTTTGGTGTAAAAGTAGTGGTTTTAGGAGGTGATTTCAGGCAAGTCTAG